In Aequorivita sp. H23M31, a single window of DNA contains:
- a CDS encoding helix-turn-helix domain-containing protein, producing MITRESILIISRLFLKNSGLQLQPYLDPKLTLSKLANNFGVPAHHLSQVINENHGRNFFDFINIFPVAEVKNKIQDENFHNYSLLGIALESGFNSKSAFNLVFKNLTGTTPSKYRDSL from the coding sequence ATGATTACAAGGGAAAGCATTTTAATAATAAGTCGCTTATTTTTAAAAAATTCCGGCCTTCAATTGCAGCCATACCTAGATCCAAAGTTGACCTTGTCGAAACTGGCCAATAATTTTGGCGTTCCCGCGCATCATCTTTCGCAGGTAATTAATGAAAATCACGGAAGAAACTTCTTTGACTTCATCAATATATTTCCAGTTGCGGAAGTGAAAAATAAAATTCAGGATGAAAACTTTCATAATTATTCCCTACTGGGAATCGCACTGGAAAGTGGCTTTAACTCCAAATCTGCCTTTAACCTTGTATTTAAAAATCTTACCGGCACAACTCCAAGTAAATACAGGGATTCCCTTTAA
- a CDS encoding RrF2 family transcriptional regulator, translating into MISKSCKYAIRATVFIASKAKENVKVGVKEIAKEIEAPEAFTGKILQTLNKNKIVTSLKGPYGGFFSDEEQLDLPILEVVKAIDGLGVFTDCVFGLHQCSDDHPCPMHFEYVKTRSQMYNSFKNTNIRSLADSLSEGFAFLKNPE; encoded by the coding sequence ATGATTTCAAAATCCTGTAAATATGCCATCCGTGCAACGGTTTTTATTGCATCAAAAGCAAAAGAAAATGTGAAGGTGGGAGTAAAAGAAATCGCAAAGGAAATCGAAGCGCCAGAAGCTTTTACAGGAAAAATTCTTCAGACCTTAAACAAAAACAAAATTGTAACATCCCTTAAAGGACCTTACGGCGGATTTTTTTCAGATGAAGAACAACTGGATTTACCAATTCTCGAAGTTGTGAAAGCCATTGATGGCTTAGGCGTTTTTACCGACTGCGTTTTTGGTCTTCACCAATGTTCCGATGATCACCCCTGCCCTATGCATTTTGAATATGTAAAAACTCGGAGCCAGATGTACAATTCCTTCAAAAACACCAACATTCGGAGCCTAGCTGATAGCTTGAGTGAAGGCTTTGCTTTCCTTAAGAACCCTGAATAA